In one Natronosalvus amylolyticus genomic region, the following are encoded:
- a CDS encoding XapX domain-containing protein, giving the protein MGFKLIALGLLTGLLTGAFFALFDVPIPAPPELPGLMGIVGIYLGYKAVEAADLSVPVLESLGF; this is encoded by the coding sequence ATGGGATTCAAACTGATTGCACTCGGCTTGCTCACCGGCCTGTTGACGGGTGCGTTTTTTGCGCTGTTCGACGTTCCTATTCCTGCACCCCCGGAGCTTCCAGGATTGATGGGAATCGTCGGTATCTATCTGGGGTATAAAGCTGTCGAGGCCGCCGATCTCTCCGTTCCGGTACTCGAGTCACTCGGTTTTTGA
- the tatA gene encoding twin-arginine translocase TatA/TatE family subunit, with product MVAEIAPLVIPGVPGGPELLIILFIAILLFGANKIPKLARSTGEAMGEFKKGQEKVEKELDEMRETGNYDLDEEEDDEFVDTESVTDEESSSDTEKETEAN from the coding sequence ATGGTAGCCGAAATCGCACCGCTTGTCATCCCCGGCGTTCCCGGGGGTCCGGAGCTCCTGATCATCCTTTTCATCGCCATTTTGCTGTTCGGGGCGAACAAAATCCCGAAACTGGCGCGCTCGACGGGGGAGGCCATGGGTGAGTTCAAGAAAGGGCAGGAGAAAGTGGAAAAGGAACTGGATGAAATGCGCGAGACGGGGAATTACGACCTCGACGAGGAAGAAGACGACGAGTTCGTCGATACCGAATCTGTTACCGACGAAGAGTCGAGTTCGGACACCGAAAAAGAAACCGAGGCCAACTAA
- a CDS encoding redoxin domain-containing protein: MVDVGDIAPDFTAPLTTGDIESITLSDRLEAEAPVVLAFFPGAFTGVCTTEMCTFQDRLSAFEAVDATVYGVSVDSPFSLKEFRSQNDLSFDLVSDFEKEIIDQYGVRMDFEELGVYGVAKRSVFVVEADGTISYAWVSDDPGVEPDYDEIEAAVDTGN; encoded by the coding sequence ATGGTAGACGTAGGCGACATTGCGCCCGACTTTACTGCACCGCTCACAACAGGTGACATCGAATCGATCACGCTTTCGGACCGACTCGAGGCAGAAGCTCCGGTGGTCCTCGCGTTTTTCCCCGGCGCGTTCACTGGGGTTTGTACGACCGAAATGTGTACGTTCCAGGACCGACTCTCCGCCTTCGAGGCAGTCGATGCGACCGTTTACGGTGTCAGCGTCGATTCCCCGTTCTCGCTCAAGGAGTTCCGTTCGCAGAACGACCTCAGCTTTGACCTGGTAAGCGATTTCGAGAAGGAAATAATCGACCAGTACGGCGTCCGGATGGACTTTGAAGAACTTGGTGTCTACGGCGTTGCCAAACGGTCGGTGTTCGTTGTCGAAGCGGACGGAACGATCAGTTACGCGTGGGTGAGCGATGATCCGGGCGTCGAACCCGATTACGACGAAATCGAGGCTGCTGTCGACACTGGAAACTGA
- a CDS encoding helix-turn-helix domain-containing protein has protein sequence MHANTRQHPPVSIPAELESAQAKLIYLSLSLRDDSETRTVDDLCCNLNVDKGAALSILATLRERGYVERRDGRYHVLE, from the coding sequence ATGCACGCAAACACGCGACAGCACCCCCCGGTATCGATACCAGCCGAACTCGAGTCCGCACAGGCGAAGCTCATCTATCTCTCGCTCTCACTGAGGGACGATTCCGAGACACGGACGGTCGACGACCTCTGTTGTAATCTCAACGTCGATAAAGGCGCTGCACTCTCGATCCTGGCCACGTTGCGCGAACGTGGCTACGTCGAACGACGAGACGGACGGTATCACGTTCTCGAGTGA
- a CDS encoding ATPase, T2SS/T4P/T4SS family — protein sequence MAIDEGDQSDPADYAEAGTSAAASDETAAGADVRVGAYTWADLMAEYGYDDEISLLYPHGTSGPDDQLGLDTDETGATVPSGDDWNRVEFDPEAFLGYHPDELPSLLAQTFVPNANVLNDAFLEYVDPETTPVVKDVYTWEHYKWEYYYDDDGSRPRTKEGTVDRFDEEEALGFEPDDVRNRLHAGGAAAMELDDIIEERTVNVSEDIDEDEFFSTEDGGTTVSNRYDLEKAVPMQKKLHFREVERYWVNKPYAFVIIFHSEKENEKKYYAVEPYLNEIETDLQDFLSGKLRTAIKYSDDGLKHKANEEGRREVIEEETRRLLKRYDLFKKSGGKTKKGFIESLRTLLDDDEEVEDEDGPIQLDGIEARPEPAVLADDADTLSEYQVEKLLYQLKRNFLGYERIDPIKHDINVEDISCDGYHSPVFVYHSGYEQIISNIYHGEDELDDFVVKLAQRSGKGISKRLPQVDATLPDGSRAQLTLGKEVSDHGTNYTIRQFKDVPFTPIDLINWNTFSLDEMAFLWLSIENHKSLIFAGGTASGKTTSLNAVSLFIPSNTKIVSIEDTREVELPQRNWIASVTRPSFSDDDQGDVDEFDLLEAALRQRPDYIVMGEIRGEEGRTLFQVMSTGHTTYTTFHADSVDEVLKRFTTDPINVSKTMFTALDLVSIQTQTRVQGQKVRRNKSLTEINHYEAEHDEINVQDVYQWQAETDEYLKMGDSNTLQEIQFDRGWNHEKLEKELFKRQAILAYLIKNDLNTYAQVAATVQAFINDPDTILTLIANGQLEASLEDLREMESVLIDVDPEKEELVPRPDSTSETYNLSMDILERAEESLFDEYRGQSTPGLSSALGDVESAEPIEVDRADVDDFDFGGEVDESVTGDAWDLGDGSAESSFESGDGPAWLEEDDDFGVGDQEGQPAEASGADAEPADSQPVDDQTRPALEAAANADTGGAAANADTGGEPIGDDPESPTGQAADSPATTPETPQLDKSPATSQADTEPTPSASSNDAPPQPEGKQDGEDDGTLEGLFSNMDSTLETLEQADATGDETPGRPAEDTAFDGQEAAGSLNAGPDTSDFDEMFPDRDLDAIFGSDSKTTESASTEPAPSSADEDSLFDDSAGSIFSDDESTGDEPSEKSDGTNEEGSSIFSDDDAETFSDADSEGSLFSETASDDESEDDT from the coding sequence ATGGCTATTGACGAGGGCGACCAATCCGACCCCGCAGACTATGCTGAAGCGGGGACGTCAGCGGCGGCATCCGACGAAACAGCAGCCGGAGCTGACGTTCGAGTCGGCGCGTACACCTGGGCTGATCTCATGGCTGAGTACGGGTACGACGACGAGATATCGCTTCTCTATCCTCACGGAACGAGCGGACCTGACGACCAGCTTGGCCTGGATACGGACGAAACGGGCGCGACCGTCCCGAGCGGCGACGACTGGAACCGCGTCGAGTTCGATCCCGAGGCGTTTCTTGGCTATCACCCGGATGAACTCCCTTCGCTACTCGCACAGACGTTCGTCCCGAACGCGAACGTGCTCAACGACGCGTTTCTCGAGTACGTCGACCCCGAGACGACACCGGTCGTCAAAGACGTCTATACCTGGGAACACTACAAATGGGAGTATTACTACGACGACGACGGCAGCCGGCCACGAACCAAGGAGGGGACAGTGGACCGATTCGACGAGGAGGAAGCACTCGGGTTCGAGCCGGATGACGTGCGAAATAGACTGCATGCGGGTGGCGCCGCAGCGATGGAACTCGACGACATCATCGAGGAACGAACGGTCAACGTCAGCGAAGACATCGACGAGGACGAGTTTTTTTCGACCGAAGACGGTGGAACGACTGTCTCGAACCGATACGACCTCGAGAAAGCCGTTCCGATGCAGAAAAAGCTCCATTTCCGCGAGGTCGAACGCTACTGGGTAAATAAACCCTATGCGTTCGTCATCATCTTCCACTCGGAGAAAGAAAACGAGAAAAAGTACTACGCCGTCGAACCGTATCTCAACGAAATCGAAACGGATCTACAAGATTTCCTCTCCGGAAAGCTTCGAACGGCGATCAAGTACTCTGACGACGGCCTCAAACACAAGGCCAACGAGGAGGGACGACGGGAAGTTATCGAAGAGGAAACTCGACGATTGCTCAAACGATACGATCTCTTCAAGAAGTCGGGCGGAAAGACCAAAAAAGGGTTCATCGAGTCTCTGCGGACATTGCTGGACGACGACGAGGAAGTCGAAGACGAAGACGGCCCCATCCAGTTAGATGGCATCGAAGCCAGACCCGAACCGGCCGTACTGGCCGACGACGCCGACACACTGAGTGAGTATCAGGTCGAAAAACTGCTCTATCAGCTCAAACGTAACTTCCTGGGGTACGAACGCATAGACCCGATCAAACACGACATCAACGTCGAGGACATCTCCTGTGACGGGTACCACTCGCCGGTGTTCGTCTATCACTCTGGATACGAACAGATCATTTCGAATATCTACCACGGTGAGGACGAACTCGACGACTTCGTCGTAAAACTCGCCCAGCGATCCGGTAAAGGGATCAGTAAGCGACTCCCGCAAGTGGACGCAACCCTCCCGGATGGCTCCCGTGCCCAGCTAACACTCGGGAAGGAAGTCTCAGACCACGGGACAAATTACACCATCCGTCAGTTCAAGGACGTCCCGTTCACTCCGATCGACCTCATCAACTGGAACACGTTCAGCCTGGACGAGATGGCCTTCCTCTGGCTCTCCATCGAGAACCACAAGAGCCTCATCTTCGCTGGCGGGACGGCTTCGGGGAAGACGACGAGCCTGAACGCCGTCTCCCTGTTCATTCCAAGCAACACCAAGATCGTCTCCATCGAGGACACGCGAGAGGTCGAGTTACCACAGCGAAACTGGATCGCGTCGGTCACTCGACCTTCGTTTTCTGACGACGATCAAGGTGACGTCGACGAGTTCGATTTGCTCGAGGCCGCACTGCGTCAACGCCCTGACTACATCGTGATGGGTGAGATCCGTGGTGAGGAAGGACGAACACTCTTCCAGGTGATGTCGACGGGGCACACGACGTACACGACGTTCCACGCCGACTCCGTAGACGAGGTGTTGAAGCGGTTTACCACCGACCCGATCAACGTCTCGAAGACGATGTTTACGGCGCTCGATCTGGTGTCGATTCAGACACAGACCCGTGTCCAGGGACAGAAAGTGCGTCGTAACAAGTCTCTGACCGAGATCAACCACTACGAAGCCGAACACGACGAGATCAACGTACAGGACGTCTACCAGTGGCAGGCGGAAACGGACGAGTACCTGAAGATGGGGGATTCGAACACCCTCCAGGAGATCCAGTTCGACCGCGGATGGAACCACGAAAAACTCGAGAAAGAACTGTTCAAACGCCAGGCGATACTCGCATACCTGATCAAAAATGATCTCAACACCTACGCACAGGTGGCCGCGACCGTCCAGGCGTTCATCAACGATCCCGATACAATCTTGACCCTGATCGCGAACGGCCAACTCGAGGCGAGTCTGGAAGACCTGCGGGAGATGGAGAGCGTCCTCATCGACGTCGACCCCGAAAAGGAGGAACTGGTCCCCCGACCGGACTCGACGAGCGAGACGTACAATCTCTCGATGGACATCCTCGAGCGGGCTGAAGAATCCCTGTTCGACGAATATAGGGGACAATCGACGCCCGGCCTCTCGTCCGCACTGGGTGACGTCGAATCGGCCGAACCGATCGAGGTCGATCGAGCTGACGTCGACGACTTCGACTTCGGGGGCGAAGTCGATGAATCCGTTACAGGTGACGCCTGGGATCTCGGCGACGGATCGGCCGAGTCTTCATTCGAATCCGGAGACGGACCGGCCTGGCTCGAGGAGGATGACGATTTCGGCGTAGGCGATCAGGAAGGCCAACCGGCGGAGGCCTCGGGTGCAGATGCGGAGCCAGCCGACAGCCAACCAGTTGATGACCAGACACGCCCCGCACTCGAAGCGGCGGCAAACGCCGACACTGGTGGGGCAGCGGCAAACGCCGACACTGGTGGAGAACCGATTGGTGACGACCCCGAGTCACCGACAGGACAAGCGGCTGATTCACCAGCCACAACCCCCGAGACGCCACAGTTGGATAAGTCACCAGCGACATCTCAAGCCGATACCGAGCCGACGCCTTCCGCAAGTTCAAACGACGCGCCACCACAACCGGAAGGCAAACAGGACGGCGAAGATGACGGTACCCTCGAGGGACTGTTCTCGAACATGGACTCGACGCTCGAAACCCTCGAGCAGGCCGATGCTACTGGTGATGAAACGCCCGGACGGCCGGCCGAAGATACAGCGTTCGATGGGCAAGAAGCGGCAGGCTCACTGAATGCAGGGCCGGACACGTCCGATTTCGATGAGATGTTCCCCGATCGGGACCTCGATGCGATCTTTGGATCCGATTCGAAGACAACCGAGTCGGCTTCGACGGAGCCTGCACCCTCGAGCGCGGACGAAGACTCGTTATTCGATGACTCCGCTGGGTCGATTTTCAGTGACGACGAGTCAACGGGTGACGAACCGAGCGAGAAATCGGATGGGACCAACGAGGAGGGGTCGTCCATCTTCAGCGACGATGATGCGGAGACGTTCTCGGATGCCGATTCCGAAGGCTCACTGTTCAGTGAGACAGCGAGTGACGACGAGTCGGAGGACGACACATGA
- a CDS encoding HD domain-containing protein yields the protein MSDSEQPEQPIGEAGDRRVYDPDNEHHFPDEKVNAVLEWLDGDEEVQTYLRAQNVNAVDRKRYNDHGAKHIEIVRNRALCLYDLLKAGNVEFNGANQQGLEEADEAVIVALAATLHDVGHVVHRDQHAYYSIPLAADLLDKILPEFYDVSDSVRVKGEVLHAILCHHTAETPLTTEAGVIRVADALDMERGRSRIPYEQGGRGINTLSSQAIDRVSLHEGEGTPVMVEIAMTNAAGVYQVDNLLKAKLNGSGLEDLIRIVAVNTNEKREQLVERIEL from the coding sequence ATGAGCGATAGTGAACAGCCAGAGCAGCCGATCGGCGAGGCGGGTGACCGTCGGGTGTACGATCCGGACAACGAGCACCACTTTCCCGACGAGAAGGTAAACGCCGTCCTCGAGTGGCTCGATGGCGACGAGGAGGTACAGACCTATCTCAGAGCCCAGAACGTCAATGCTGTCGACCGAAAACGCTACAACGATCACGGCGCAAAACACATCGAAATCGTCCGCAATCGGGCGCTGTGTCTCTACGATCTGTTGAAAGCCGGAAACGTCGAGTTCAATGGGGCGAACCAACAGGGTCTCGAGGAGGCTGACGAGGCGGTGATCGTCGCGCTGGCGGCGACCTTACACGACGTGGGCCACGTGGTCCATCGCGACCAGCACGCGTACTACTCGATTCCGCTCGCTGCGGACTTACTAGACAAGATTCTGCCCGAATTTTACGACGTCTCCGACAGCGTTCGTGTCAAAGGTGAGGTGCTACACGCGATTTTGTGCCACCACACGGCGGAGACGCCGCTGACGACTGAGGCCGGTGTCATTCGAGTCGCTGACGCACTCGATATGGAACGCGGGCGTTCACGCATCCCGTACGAACAGGGTGGCCGCGGAATCAACACGCTCTCGAGTCAAGCGATCGACCGCGTCTCGCTTCACGAGGGCGAAGGGACGCCGGTGATGGTCGAAATCGCGATGACCAACGCCGCAGGGGTCTATCAGGTGGACAATCTGCTCAAGGCGAAACTCAACGGCTCGGGTCTCGAGGACCTGATTCGCATCGTCGCGGTCAACACGAACGAGAAACGCGAACAACTGGTCGAGCGAATCGAACTGTAG